A window from Flavobacterium sp. 83 encodes these proteins:
- a CDS encoding flippase, which translates to MKYMFSFLNKVLYDKKHKTLVSNFVYLAILQALNLLLPLITFPYLVRVLGIENFGLLSFSLALITYFQIITDFGFNSIATRDISVAIDDKKRQQDIFNDVMSTKLFLLVLCFLLMSIIVFSFEIFRNHWEIYFFSFGSVLGQAIFPVWFFQGMQKMRYITYLNLFTKIIFTIAIFVFVKQREDYFLVPIFNALGFITAGILSFYFVKKHFDLQLKLQSFERIKNQLVKGKYVFLSELKISLFTNTNTLILGIFVGNQAVGYFSAAEKLARAIGNLQTPISNALFPFLANEMISNKIQTIKKINKITIIGALFFSILVLLGFFFSKEIITLVYGEAMNPTIVLFKILIIIPLASFLDTMFGKQILLNLGKDNLYFRVILWATILNISINLGLTYFYKELGTAIALIITQIFIVLGMWFYAKKETDKFCQ; encoded by the coding sequence ATGAAATACATGTTTAGTTTTTTAAATAAAGTTCTATACGATAAAAAGCACAAAACATTAGTTTCTAATTTTGTTTACCTTGCTATACTCCAAGCTTTAAATTTACTTTTACCCTTAATTACCTTCCCTTATTTAGTAAGAGTTTTGGGCATAGAAAACTTTGGATTATTGTCTTTTTCATTGGCATTAATTACTTATTTTCAGATTATTACTGATTTTGGATTCAACTCAATCGCTACCAGAGATATTTCGGTTGCAATCGATGATAAAAAAAGGCAACAAGATATTTTTAATGACGTAATGTCTACAAAATTATTTTTGCTTGTTTTGTGTTTCCTTTTGATGTCAATTATCGTTTTTAGTTTTGAAATATTCAGGAATCATTGGGAAATTTATTTTTTCTCTTTTGGATCCGTTCTTGGTCAGGCTATTTTTCCAGTTTGGTTTTTCCAAGGAATGCAAAAGATGCGGTATATTACTTATCTGAATCTATTTACAAAAATCATTTTCACAATCGCAATTTTTGTTTTTGTTAAACAACGAGAAGATTATTTTTTAGTCCCTATTTTCAATGCTTTAGGGTTTATAACAGCTGGAATTCTATCCTTTTATTTTGTGAAGAAGCACTTTGATTTACAATTAAAATTGCAATCCTTTGAAAGAATTAAAAACCAATTAGTTAAAGGGAAGTATGTGTTTTTATCCGAATTAAAAATTTCTTTATTTACCAATACCAATACATTGATATTAGGGATTTTTGTAGGCAATCAAGCAGTTGGTTACTTTAGTGCTGCAGAAAAATTAGCCAGAGCAATTGGAAATTTGCAAACACCAATTTCGAATGCCTTATTTCCTTTTTTGGCCAATGAAATGATTTCAAATAAAATTCAGACGATTAAGAAGATAAATAAGATTACAATAATTGGCGCATTATTTTTTTCGATTTTAGTGCTGTTAGGATTCTTTTTTTCGAAAGAAATTATAACATTAGTTTATGGAGAAGCTATGAATCCAACCATCGTTTTATTTAAAATATTAATCATTATTCCCCTTGCATCATTTTTAGATACAATGTTTGGTAAACAAATTTTATTAAATTTAGGGAAAGATAATTTGTATTTTCGTGTCATTTTATGGGCAACAATTTTAAATATCAGTATAAATTTAGGATTAACCTATTTTTATAAAGAGCTTGGAACAGCTATTGCACTTATTATTACGCAAATTTTTATCGTATTAGGAATGTGGTTTTATGCAAAAAAAGAAACGGATAAATTCTGTCAATAA